CGCGGTTGCCATCGAAGGTTTCCAGGAGCTAGGCCTGGCCTTGGAGAAAGCACGGAAACCGTCGAAGCGTGGAAGTACGGTCGAAGCGGTCGCGGCCGCCTATCTGGAGTTCGCCGCGTCTTCACCGGCACTATACGAAGTGATGTTTTCGCTCGGCCTGAACGTACCCTTCGATGACCCGGCGACTCCTCCGGAGCTGCGGTTCGCGTTCTCCCAGCTCCTGGAGTTGTTTCCGGGGAAGGGCTCAAAGCCAGAGGTTCTATCGGAGCTGTTTTGGGCGAGCCTTCACGGGATTGCCGAGCTCACAAGAACGAAGCGATTTCCTGCCAACCGTCAGAAAGAGCGAGTGAAGGCGCTCGTCGAACTCTTTACTCTCCCAGGATGAATGCCTTTCCACAGAAAGGCCGGCACAGCCGAAAACCGACCGTGCTGTCGAGAACGACCTTATCGTTAACTTTTTTGAAAACTTCCTGTTTTTCACGGAACGCCGAGCCGCACCCTTTCGTAGAGCGAGGTAGGCCAACGCCAAAATAGGGAGTGCACATGCTGGCGGATCTACGCGACGCACTAAGGCAACTGCGGAAGTCACCGGGATTGACGACAACAGCGGTCATCACCCTCGCCCTGGGCATCGGAGCCACCACAGCGATCTTCACGCTGGTGCATCAGGTGATGCTCAAATCGCTGCCGGTCACGAAGCCCGAAGAACTCTGGCGGATCGGCGATAAGATCCGCTGCTGCAACTGGGGCGGATACACCCAGGGCGACGCCGGAGACTTCGCCCTCTTCTCCTGGGAGGCCTACAAGCACTTCCGCAGCCAGACACCGGAGTTCGTCGATCTGGCCGCGCTGCAGGCTGGCAACACGTCCCTGGGGGTTCGCCGTGCCGGAGTGACAGGGCAACCGGACACGCGCAACGGACAGTACGTCTCCGGAAACTTCTTCCGCACGTTCGGCATACAGCCGTGGATCGGACGTTTGACGACAGATGCCGACGATCAGGTGGGAGCACCGCTGGTCGCCGTGATGAGCTACCGCATCTGGCAGGAGAAGTATGGCTCCGATCCCTCGGTCGTTGGCGCCGGTTTTCAGATCAACGGGCACCCGTTTACCGTGATTGGTGTCGCTCCACCGGGATTTTACGGGGCGAAACTGTCGGGTGGTGGTATGCCGGACCTCTGGCTGCCCATTGCCGCCGAGGACACCCTTGCGGGCTCTGTGTCCCACCTCAAACGGCCTCAAGCCAATTACCTCGATCTCATCGGACGCGTACGTCCCGGCGTGGATCCCAAAGCGCTGGAAGCCAAACTGCGCGTGGAGTTTCACGGATGGCTCGCCAGCCATGTGCCCGATATGGAGCCAAACGAAAAGCAACTCTGGGCGCAGCAGACGCTGCATATCGTGCCCGGTGGCGCGGGCGTATCTGTAATGCGGGATCAGTATCAGGATGGGCTGAAACTCCTGTTGATCGCGGCGGGATGTGTTCTGCTGGTAGCCTGCGGCAACTTGGCTAACCTCATGCTGGCGCGCGGTTTGAAAGACCGCGCGCAGGTCTCGATTCGCATGGCGCTGGGAGCCTCCCGTGTACGGCTCATCCGCAAGGCCCTGGTGGAGAGCGTGCTGATGGCGCTGATCGGCGGTGTCCTGGGGGTCGGCGTGGCCTATGCCGGGACGCGTCTGATCCTGTATCTGGCCTTTCAGGTCGGTGGACGGAACAACTATGTGGCGGTCAGCCCGACGCCCTCCTGGCCCGTGCTGCTCTTTACGCTGGGCATCTCCATCCTGACGGGAATGATCTTCGGCACGGCTCCTGCGTGGATGACCACCCACGCCAATCCGGTAGAAGCCCTGCGCGGTGCCAATCGCTCTGTAGGCGGGGGCAGTTCGTGGGCGCAGAAGTCGCTCGTGGTGGTGCAGGCCGCAATGTCGCTCGTCCTCGTCTCCGCAGCCGCGTTGCTCGCACAAAGCCTGCGGAACCTCGAGCACCAGGACTTTGGTTTCGAAACCGACGGACGCTACATCGCTTCCATCAATCCCACGCTGGGGACCTATAAACCCGAAGAGATGGAACCGCTCTTCCGCCGCATCGACGAGCAGCTAAAGCAGGTTCCAGGTGTGCGCATGGCGGCTCCAGTGCTCTATGCGCCGATGACCGGCGATAGCTGGAATGAGGGCGTGCGGATCGCGGGTCGACCGGAGCCTCCGGCGAAGGAAGATATGGGCGCAGGCTGGGCACGCGTCATGTCCGGTTTCTTTGAAACCGTTGGCGCAAAGATGGTCCTGGGCCGCGCCTTCACCGACGAAGATACGGCCACCACGCGGAACGTCGCCGTGATCAACGAGGCCTTCGCCAAACGATTCTTCAAAGGTCAGAACCCCATCGGTCAGCACTTCGGCATCAATCGTGTCAAGTACGCCGGGAGTTATGAAATCGTCGGTGTCGCACGCGATATGCGGTACATGACCTACGACTACAAAGACCCCATCCGGCCCATGTTCTGGGTGCCGGAGACG
This genomic stretch from Terriglobus saanensis SP1PR4 harbors:
- a CDS encoding ABC transporter permease, whose amino-acid sequence is MLADLRDALRQLRKSPGLTTTAVITLALGIGATTAIFTLVHQVMLKSLPVTKPEELWRIGDKIRCCNWGGYTQGDAGDFALFSWEAYKHFRSQTPEFVDLAALQAGNTSLGVRRAGVTGQPDTRNGQYVSGNFFRTFGIQPWIGRLTTDADDQVGAPLVAVMSYRIWQEKYGSDPSVVGAGFQINGHPFTVIGVAPPGFYGAKLSGGGMPDLWLPIAAEDTLAGSVSHLKRPQANYLDLIGRVRPGVDPKALEAKLRVEFHGWLASHVPDMEPNEKQLWAQQTLHIVPGGAGVSVMRDQYQDGLKLLLIAAGCVLLVACGNLANLMLARGLKDRAQVSIRMALGASRVRLIRKALVESVLMALIGGVLGVGVAYAGTRLILYLAFQVGGRNNYVAVSPTPSWPVLLFTLGISILTGMIFGTAPAWMTTHANPVEALRGANRSVGGGSSWAQKSLVVVQAAMSLVLVSAAALLAQSLRNLEHQDFGFETDGRYIASINPTLGTYKPEEMEPLFRRIDEQLKQVPGVRMAAPVLYAPMTGDSWNEGVRIAGRPEPPAKEDMGAGWARVMSGFFETVGAKMVLGRAFTDEDTATTRNVAVINEAFAKRFFKGQNPIGQHFGINRVKYAGSYEIVGVARDMRYMTYDYKDPIRPMFWVPETQTVQYDDPMFVEGEKWSHYLYNIVIWAPGNPPGMEERIRKALASVDSNLVVYNVDSYRKIFSMDFQQQNMIATLTSLFGALGLVLAAVGLYGVMAYAVEQRTSEIGLRMAFGAGRGDVIRMILRSASWQIGVGLGLGIPLAILAGKLMKDQLFGVSPGDPVMLAAAAALLILAALLSSVIPARRAAGVDPMVALRSE
- a CDS encoding TetR/AcrR family transcriptional regulator, with translation MATTPAANRIAERKLRDNQARRAQIVHAARRIAELEGWSNVTVRRLSDEISYSQPVLYAHFGNREGILAAVAIEGFQELGLALEKARKPSKRGSTVEAVAAAYLEFAASSPALYEVMFSLGLNVPFDDPATPPELRFAFSQLLELFPGKGSKPEVLSELFWASLHGIAELTRTKRFPANRQKERVKALVELFTLPG